The DNA window CGAAACGTATATGGACCAATCCGTCTGGCGATAGCTTCCTTTATGCCAGTGCTCCTAGCCATGCTTTATCCAtgagcctctcctctccaccaatTCCTGCGCTCCTCCATAATCAGCACATTGGAGTCCTCTCTACGAGCCAACGGTGAACTACTGCATGCCGATTAAGTCTCCGTTTAGCTTAACCCAAAGGACACAACCCTAAACCTCTTAAAACCTCATCTATAAATACTGTACTCTTATTCAGTTATACTGGTTCAGAACAGTAGCAGGGGGTAAAAACGAACTCTTGTTTACAGTGCGCGCCACATACTTTCTCACGCCATGTCGTTCAGCAACACAAAGACGGGCTTCTCTGTAAAGGACATTCTGGATCTTCCTGACACCAATGGAGGTTCTGAAACGGAGGAGACTGAAGATGAGAACGAGGTGGAAACGACTGAGAATTTGACGCAAAATCCATCTTCTGAAAACACTGGAAATGTGCCCTACAAGAGCCTTttgtgtgatggtggtggtaatcCCTACTCAAGATGGCTTGCCTCCTCCAGCACCATCCAATATTCATGTGAGTAGCTTAAAAAAGTTAGTTTCGTAAACATCGAGGTATAGAACTCATTGATTTGCCTAATTCCTAGTCATACCTCATCCCTTAAGTTATAGGCCTATGTCATTATTAAAAACATTTGCATTCATGTTTTGGTTTGTTATGCAAAACGTCacgatttaatttatttaatttaaacatGTATTGTTTTAACTTATTAGGTTACCATTAAAGTATTAGTCTATCCATGTCCAATCAGAATTTATAAAATTATCCGTTCGTAATGCCATTTTAATTAGCCTATCTATGCGTAGAGCCTGATCAAAATATTTAAATTGTTGTCACCAATAGGCCATTGTTTTCGATTATTAGTAGTCTCTTCAATATTTTTTATATTCAACAAATTGCTATACGATGAAGATTTGTTTTTAGAAATTAATGTATCCCCCATTTCATAGCGTTTGTTGTCAACCCTAGTTGATTACCAGATCCACTTTGTTTCCTTCCAAACAGTGCATAGTTTGTCAGTTGATTCTCGAAACGAACCGAAATATCCAGAGCTGTCCGCCGACGAATCCCAAGATATCGATGGGGACGCCACAGGTGACAGCAGCGACTCGGGAAAGAAGAGGAAAAGGAGAGTGCTGTTTTCCAAAGCTCAAACCTACGAACTTGAGCGACGATTCCGACAACAGAGATATCTCTCGGCGCCTGAGAGGGAGCGCCTTGCAAATGCACTGCTACTGACACCGACTCAGGTGAAGATCTGGTTCCAGAATCACCGGTATAAAATGAAGAGAGCACGCGCTGAGAAGGGTATGGAGATGGTTCATCTCGTGTCCCCAAGACGGGTGGCCATTCCGGTTTTGGTTCGGGATGGAAAGCCATGTGACACTAACAAAACTCAGGATCTCGAGGCCTCATTCAGTGCTGGAATACCTCTGTCGGCGTATAGCGCCTATTCTCTCCATCACATGCATATGCGCTCTCACTACAGCCCCGACGCCATCTCACAGCTGCCCAGTGTGCATCATATGGCGCAAATGTACCAATGGACTTGGTAGACGATGGATACTCAAAATAACTTTGATTCAACAAAAATACGATCTGAAGAAAGGGATTGAAATTGTATCGATATTATGATCTCTATTTTACCCATATCAGAGCTAATTATTCTGTGGCCCATGGGGTCTGGACAATGTTAGGGTTCTTGAAATTCCGTTCTTTTTATAATGTTTCCCAAATGAATGTTATAAAGGAATGTTATTTCTGTTGTAAAGTGCGCAAAATGCTCATATTATGAATTAATTTATGTTTTTGGGTGGACTCTTGAATATTTATGACCGTGAATAAACCTCTGTCAGTTTGATGTGGTTATTATTCCTTTATTAACCTACATTAAATTACTTTTATACCGGCCCAGTAAGGGGAATCGAACAGAACCTCGGATATAAATGTTTCGTTATTCGTAAAAATCGCTACATACATACATGCCATTATGCACAGAACTAGATGAAAAAGAGTTCCCTTTTTAAAGTAGAAGATCGTGCAAAACCGGTTTAATGACTTCCTGTATCTAATTCGGTTCAGGGTTTACGTTGGATCACAAAGCAAAAATGGAAACAAATAACTCTGAAGAGAATATCTTGCAAACACAGTCTGTACAATTTCGTTCATATCGAAAGTAAAAAGGTATTTTTCGAGTTATGCAAAGGCCtacaacaaatatatatatatgttttgtgaTGTTTTCCTTACATTTCctaattgaaaagcatgcatGGCTTATTACAGCACTCCAAATGACCAATTAAGCAAGAACAAAAATATATTCTCAGTTCTCAATAACAATATTTGCTAAAACATCAAATTATTTATAGTCAATATAAACcaattttaaaaaaatgtctcACTCTGTTTTTCACAGAGCAGCATTGCTTATCAATTCACAAAGAAACCCCAAATATAGAATTGAGTGCAGCTGTGGATCTTTAGGG is part of the Oncorhynchus tshawytscha isolate Ot180627B linkage group LG18, Otsh_v2.0, whole genome shotgun sequence genome and encodes:
- the LOC112217317 gene encoding homeobox protein Nkx-2.2a-like — its product is MSFSNTKTGFSVKDILDLPDTNGGSETEETEDENERLLSTLVDYQIHFVSFQTVHSLSVDSRNEPKYPELSADESQDIDGDATGDSSDSGKKRKRRVLFSKAQTYELERRFRQQRYLSAPERERLANALLLTPTQVKIWFQNHRYKMKRARAEKGMEMVHLVSPRRVAIPVLVRDGKPCDTNKTQDLEASFSAGIPLSAYSAYSLHHMHMRSHYSPDAISQLPSVHHMAQMYQWTW